The Chondrinema litorale nucleotide sequence CGGTATTATGGTGTTCAACGAATTGAAAGAGATACTCGAATTCTTACCAGAGAGCTTGTTACAACTGGAGGATTTAAGGATGTGATGCGAAGTGAAAACAATCCACATGGAGTGCTTATCACCAATTGGAAAACTGTCTTAAATAAAGATATCAGTGATGTTAAGAAAAAATCTTTTTAGCCTAAGCAATTGGAGAGCACAAAGCTTTCATAAACTGGATGAGTACTTCCAGAAAAACCCTAAACGAACTGTACTAATTATGCTGGCTATTTTAGTGATAGGTGTTGGGTTTATCTTTATCAAAAGGGCTATGATAAAAGAAGATACCACTCGAATGGAGTTTGTAGAAGAGATGATGGATAGCATTCCTGAGCCTGATTCATCAGCAATGTTCAATGCACCAAGTTTTCAAGACTTTCAGGAGATAAGAGAGATGGAAGCAAAATTAAATGCGATTATGAAGAAAGATAAATTAACGAAAGAGGATAGTCTTTTTATGCTGCAACTCAATGAAAAATTAAATCAAATGATGAATTATGAAAAAGATTGATTTAAAAGCTCCGAGATACATCTTGCCCATAATCATATTACCATTTTTAGTTTTGATTAATTGGGTAGTACTAGATTCTTTCCCTTCAGTAGAAGCCAGTGTTGAAAATGAAGTGACTGAAACCAACAATATCAATCCTTCAATCCCTTCTCCTAATCTTGACAAACATGGATTGAAAAATAAATTCGAGTCTGTGAAGGAGGCGTATAAATATAGTGAAGATTATACAGCCATGAGAGAGTTAGAGCAGGACGAGACTGAATTACTGGATGAGGAAAGTAAGTATACACTGGAAGAAAAACTCTTGATTGATAGCATCAACAACGAGATAATTAAGGGTGATAAAATGGGCTTTGTTGAGGAGATTGAGAGAAGATCTAAATTGAATAAGCCACCTAATGCAAAGCCAAATCCCAGCAATCGAAAGTCAAAAAATGCTCATCAAGAAACTGATGAAGAGAGGGAAATGCGACTTTTTAGACAGCAAATGTTGATGCTCGATAGCCTGACTAAAACACCAGAGCAAAAAGCGGCTGAAGAAGAAGAGAGAATTAAAAGAGAAGCATTGGAAGCTTTGTTAAAACAGCAAGAAGAAGCAAAGGCAAAAAGGGTAGATGTGAGTAAATCTTTCACTACAAACACACAGTTTTTTAATACCATCAGAAATGATTACGATGAAATGTACATAAAGGCGATTTTGGATGAAGACCTCAAAGTAGTAGATGGCAGTAGGTTAAGAATTCGGATAATGGATGATATTAATGTGGGAGGATATTTACTTGAAAAAGGTGCTTATATCTATGCGAATGTAAAATCTTTTGGTGCTCAGCGAGTCTATGCAACTGTAGAATCGATCTTAGTGAATAATGAAATTCTTCCTGTTGAGCTGGTGATTTATGATATAGATGGCATTGAAGGTTTTTATGTACCTGCTTCAAAATTTACCGAGTTCACAAAATCATTAGGTGGAGACTTATCTACAGGAGGTACTTCTATTTCAGTGGATAATAGCAATTCTACCAGTACAATAAATGAATTACTATTCGGACTCGCAGATAAAGGAATTCAATCAGGAGCTAAGGCAACAGGCAAAGCCGCTAGAAGAAACAGAGCCAAACTAAAATATAATACAATTATCTATTTAGTGAATCCAGATCAAATTAATTAGCAATGAAAACTGTAACTCATATACTTATTTTCTTATTAGTGTCAAACATTGTTTTTGGGCAACAAGAAAGTACTATCCCCAAATTATATGTGAATGAAGATGTAACCACGCATTTTATTTTAAGTGAGCCAATTACTTATGTTGATATTAGTGTGCAGGATGTAAAAGGAGATCAACCTGAACCTAACATTCTTCGCATTAGGCCAATAAAGTTGAAAGAAGCTCAAGAAAAATACAAAGGAATTGTAAGCATTGTTTGTCAATCTTATCTAGTACAATATGAACTTGTTTATACATCTTCAAGTAAAGCTACAAAGTATATAAGGATTAAAAGTGAAGATGGGGTAGGGCTGATTAATTCGGAAATAACAGTTTCAACGCCAGAGATGAAAGCTTTTTGTTTGAAAAGCCTAAACAAGAAACCGACCTACCATTCGGTTAAAAGTACAAATAGTAAAATGGTTATTAGTTTGAATAATCTTTATACAGTAGGAGACTATTTCTTTATTGATGTCACCTTTAAGAATCATACAAAAATTAAATATGATATAGATCAAATCCGGTTCAAGATAGAGGATAAAAGAAAAGTGAAGCGAACCAACTATCAAGAGGTGGAATTACAAGAAGTATACAAACTCTACGATATCAAAGAGTTTAAGTCTAAGCATCGAAATGTATTCGTTTTCAAAAAATTTACTTTTCCTGATCAAAAGGTTTTTACTATTGAAATTGCTGAAAATCAAATCAGTGGTAGGCGGGTGAAATTGGATATCGATTATTCAGATATTTTAAATGCTGATACTTTATGAAAAGGCTATTCATAACCCTTCTAATTCTGAGTTCTCATTCCCTACTGAAAGCTCAAAAGGGGTTTAATTATTTAGATGTAGCTGGTGGAACTATGATTAAGAACCAATTGGTGAGTGAAATATCTTATGAGTGGGTGGGTAAATATTATAGTGCGCATGAGGTATTTCTAGAGTATGCCATTGATAAAGGTGATGAAATTTTTAAGAAACAAAATGATAAAGATTTTAGCTTACAGGATACAGACAATTCAACTGATACAATCATCTATAATCCTAATGATCACATCCGAAACTTTATGGTGGGGTATGCCTATAAACCTCTAATTACCCGAAACAAGAATGTAGCACTTAACCTAAGAACTGCTGGAAGTACGGGTACAAATGAGTTAGATTTTATAGCCTCACTAAGCTTAGGTTTTGAGCTGAATGTGACTTTTAGCAATGGTTGGGTGTGGACACTCAGAGAAAAAAATCAGGTGGTATTTTATGATCCACAAAGTTGGCGTATTGGTCTACTAACAGGTATTAAAATTCCACTAACCAAAGATTAAAATAAGATAGCAAAATCACGCTGCTATCAATCATACATGTTTCATTAATCCAATCGAATAACTACTATGACTATTAAGAAGGTAACAGTTACTCGCGAAATAGAAATTACCCGAGTTGATGACAAAAAGATTAAGGTGTTAACCAATGAAGTTCATGAAGTAGATGTACTTAAAAACGGTACTTTTATTTTTCTGATTGATGGTACAAGCCATGTAGTCCAAGAAACATTACAAACTATACTGGACAACCTAGAGTAATCATTTAAGCAATTATCAAACTACAAGGAAATGGAGGAGAGTAAAGAACTTCAAAGGATTTTCAATTTTTTTCAAGGTTTTATTTACATGACCATTATCGTAGAGATAATGGTTTTTATATTGATGTACGATCAGTTATTCCCAGTAGTATTGGATGAAGTGTTGTATAGAATTAAAACTATCAGTATATATCAAAATATATTCTATTCTAAGTTGCTCACATTCTTTTCAATCATAATCGTATCCATAGGTACAAAGTCTAGGAAACAATTAGAGCTTGATCCACTAAAACAAATAGGATTACCATTATTGGTAGGCTCAATTTTATTCTTTGGTGCTATCGTCTTTTATTTTTACGATAATGAAATACTGCTCTATAAAAGTATCTCACTTTTTGATATACTTTACGTTTTGGCTTCTTTCATCGGGGCAATACTCATACATACTGCGCTAGATAATGTCTCGAAAATTGTTAAATCTAACTTGATGAAAGATCGATTTAATATCGAGAATGAAAGTTTTGAGCAGAATAAGACATATGAAGAAAATGCCTATTCAGTCAACCTGCCTATTCAATATTATTACAAGAAAAAAGTACATAAAGGATGGTTAAATCTGCTTAATCCTTTTCGTGCTACCTTGATCATCGGCACTCCAGGTTCTGGTAAAACTTTTAGCTTTATTCAACCTTATATTAAGCAAGTGATTGGGAAAGGCTTTAGTGCTTTTGTCTATGATTTCAAATATCCTGATTTAGGCAAAATGACCTATTATCACTATTTGGTCAACAAGAAAAAGGGGATACTTAGAAAGCATAAATTCCATGTGATTAACCTAAATGAAGTGGAATATAGTAGAAGGGTAAACCCACTAAACCCCAATTACCTTAAAAGCTTGGCTGATGCAACAGAAACAAGTGATGCACTAGTTCAAGCTTTAAAAAAATCGGATGGATCTTCAGGCACAGATCAGTTCTTTACCCAGTCTGCTGTAAATATGCTTTCTTGTGTGATTTACTTTTTATCCAGATACAAAGGAGGAAAGTATTCATCTTTGCCACATGTTTTGTCTTTTATGAATAGATCGTATGATGAGTTGTTTCAAGTATTGTATTCTGAACCAGAGCTGCAAAGCTTACTTTCTCCATTTAAAAGTGCACATGAAAAAAAAGCTTACGATCAGTTAGAGGGTCAGTTGGGGACGTTGAAAATCAACATTTCTAGACTGGCTACCAAAGAAACATATTGGGTATTTTCTGGGGATGATTTTAACCTAAAAATCTCTGACCCTAAAGATCCAAGTATATTGGTGGTAGCCAACGATCCAGATACACAAGAGATCAATAGTGCTTGTTATTCTGTGGTATTGAACAGGCTTACCAAATTGGTAAACAAAAAAGGAAACTTACCAGTAACTATTGCAGTAGATGAGTTGCCTACCTTGTACATTCACCGAATTGAAAACCTAATTGCTACAGCCAGAAGTAACAAAGTAGCCATACTTTTAGGATTACAAGAATTGCCACAGTTTAGACAGCAATATGGAAAGCAAACCGCTGATACTATTTGTAGTGTAATTGCCAATATTATTTCTGGACAGGTAAGAAACAAAGAAACCCTAGACTGGCTTGAAAAGCTATTCGGTAGAGTAAAACAGCTCAAAACAGGCCTTAATATTGATAGAAGTAGAACTTCCATTAGTATGAATGAACAACTGGATCATTTGATACCTGCATCTAAAATTTCTTCTTTACGATCTGGACAATTAGTTGCCCAAATTGCTCAGGAGTCTAATGATTTTGATGGAAAGCATATACTCTCCACTTATAATTGCAAGGTGGATTTAAATGTTAAAAGGATAGTTGAGGAAGAAAAAAAATATAAGGATTTGCCAAAATTTTATAATTTCGGAACTGAGAAAAATAAAAAAAAACTGTTAACCAAAAATATGATTCGAATTAATAATGAAATTGAGGAAATTATAAATTCGTACAAACAAATGGCATGATCAACATTACTTTAGCAATACTTGGGAAAAGACTGAAACAATTACGCGAACATCTGGAATTAAAGCAAAGTGATGTGGCAAAAAATGCTGGCATGAACCAGAACATAGTCTCCCGAATAGAGAATGGTAAAGGTGGAAACATTGATCAATTGCTAGCTA carries:
- the traN gene encoding conjugative transposon protein TraN; translated protein: MKTVTHILIFLLVSNIVFGQQESTIPKLYVNEDVTTHFILSEPITYVDISVQDVKGDQPEPNILRIRPIKLKEAQEKYKGIVSIVCQSYLVQYELVYTSSSKATKYIRIKSEDGVGLINSEITVSTPEMKAFCLKSLNKKPTYHSVKSTNSKMVISLNNLYTVGDYFFIDVTFKNHTKIKYDIDQIRFKIEDKRKVKRTNYQEVELQEVYKLYDIKEFKSKHRNVFVFKKFTFPDQKVFTIEIAENQISGRRVKLDIDYSDILNADTL
- a CDS encoding type IV secretion system DNA-binding domain-containing protein; amino-acid sequence: MEESKELQRIFNFFQGFIYMTIIVEIMVFILMYDQLFPVVLDEVLYRIKTISIYQNIFYSKLLTFFSIIIVSIGTKSRKQLELDPLKQIGLPLLVGSILFFGAIVFYFYDNEILLYKSISLFDILYVLASFIGAILIHTALDNVSKIVKSNLMKDRFNIENESFEQNKTYEENAYSVNLPIQYYYKKKVHKGWLNLLNPFRATLIIGTPGSGKTFSFIQPYIKQVIGKGFSAFVYDFKYPDLGKMTYYHYLVNKKKGILRKHKFHVINLNEVEYSRRVNPLNPNYLKSLADATETSDALVQALKKSDGSSGTDQFFTQSAVNMLSCVIYFLSRYKGGKYSSLPHVLSFMNRSYDELFQVLYSEPELQSLLSPFKSAHEKKAYDQLEGQLGTLKINISRLATKETYWVFSGDDFNLKISDPKDPSILVVANDPDTQEINSACYSVVLNRLTKLVNKKGNLPVTIAVDELPTLYIHRIENLIATARSNKVAILLGLQELPQFRQQYGKQTADTICSVIANIISGQVRNKETLDWLEKLFGRVKQLKTGLNIDRSRTSISMNEQLDHLIPASKISSLRSGQLVAQIAQESNDFDGKHILSTYNCKVDLNVKRIVEEEKKYKDLPKFYNFGTEKNKKKLLTKNMIRINNEIEEIINSYKQMA
- the traM gene encoding conjugative transposon protein TraM, with amino-acid sequence MKKIDLKAPRYILPIIILPFLVLINWVVLDSFPSVEASVENEVTETNNINPSIPSPNLDKHGLKNKFESVKEAYKYSEDYTAMRELEQDETELLDEESKYTLEEKLLIDSINNEIIKGDKMGFVEEIERRSKLNKPPNAKPNPSNRKSKNAHQETDEEREMRLFRQQMLMLDSLTKTPEQKAAEEEERIKREALEALLKQQEEAKAKRVDVSKSFTTNTQFFNTIRNDYDEMYIKAILDEDLKVVDGSRLRIRIMDDINVGGYLLEKGAYIYANVKSFGAQRVYATVESILVNNEILPVELVIYDIDGIEGFYVPASKFTEFTKSLGGDLSTGGTSISVDNSNSTSTINELLFGLADKGIQSGAKATGKAARRNRAKLKYNTIIYLVNPDQIN